CACGGCCGTCACGGCCGATCTCGTCACCCGGGGCAAGCCGCATCCGGAAGGCTACCTGCGCGCCGCTGAACTCCTTGGCGTGGCGCCCGAAGAGGCCGTGGTCTTCGAGGACGCGCCCGCCGGTATCGCCGCCGGCGTTGCGGCCGGAATTCG
This sequence is a window from Arthrobacter sp. KBS0703. Protein-coding genes within it:
- a CDS encoding HAD-IA family hydrolase, with product TAVTADLVTRGKPHPEGYLRAAELLGVAPEEAVVFEDAPAGIAAGVAAGIRTVAVGPNAGVIPDGVLHICLLYTSRCV